Proteins from a single region of Orcinus orca chromosome 20, mOrcOrc1.1, whole genome shotgun sequence:
- the LOC105747729 gene encoding zinc finger protein 350 isoform X2 codes for MTKAQGAVASTAAFWYMQEEVPISLFHESLLFEDVAVEFTREEWRLLDPAQKDLYQNVMLENYSNLLSVGYQSPKPIQIFRLKQRDKPWLEKENIHGQNFPVGEIGDHMQWSLEIQNKRKNMERGREHSSSGNVFHLRRNLVTLRQSHDKFDVLNSNLDLVNQNKSCVAKNPDKFNKYEKSFLRTKHEKRYTGVKCNKYGNTICTNSKLSIHQTEKRKKHECIECGKTFIKKSQLTVHQRTHTGEKPYKCLKCGKAFCRKAELNIHMQVERGIKPHACSECGKTFSRKSQLLVHQKTHTGEKPYTCSECGRGFIQKGNFLIHQRIHTGEKPYGCKECGKAFSHKPCLVAHQVFHTGNPPYVCSECGRAYFQKSSLIRHQRGHTEEKRFKCNVCGKGYSTKSILSRHQRVHTGEKPHGCSNCGKAFCHKSSLTKHKKTHMKEKYVDSVKMENDFLGNHGSLCTTEPVQEKNSVETMTVQGPSVAMQTSLNISGFLAQGNVVLVGQPVARCVPSGNNREFVQERNLMNAVNVVVPSVTNYVLFYVTGNV; via the exons atgacCAAGGCCCAG GGCGCAGTGGCCTCAACGGCAGCCTTCTGGTATATGCAAGAAGAGGTTCCCATTTCTctgtttcat GAATCATTATTATTTGAAGATGTAGCTGTGGAGTTCACCCGGGAGGAGTGGAGGCTACTAGACCCTGCTCAGAAGGACCTGTACCAGAATGTGATGCTAGAAAACTATAGCAACCTGCTGTCCGTGG GGTATCAAAGTCCCAAACCAATTCAAATCTTCAGGTTGAAGCAAAGAGACAAACCATggttagaaaaggaaaatatccaCGGTCAGAACTTTCCAG TTGGAGAAATTGGTGATCATATGCAGTGGTCTTTGGAAATCCAAAACAAGCGTAAAAATATGGAAAGAGGCCGTGAACACAGTTCATCGGGAAATGTGTTTCATCTGCGCAGAAATCTTGTTACTTTAAGGCAAAGCCATGATAAGTTTGATGTACTGAACTCTAATTTAGATTTAGTTAACCAGAATAAAAGCTGTGTAGCGAAGAATCCTGACAAGTTTAATAAATATGAGAAATCGTTTCTTCGTACTAAGCATGAAAAACGTTACACTGGAGTTAAAtgcaataaatatggaaacaccaTCTGCACCAATTCGAAACTTAGTatacatcaaactgaaaaacgAAAGAAACATGAGTGTATTGAATGTGGTAAAACCTTCATCAAAAAGTCTCAACTCACTGTACATCAGAGAactcatacaggagagaaaccatataaaTGCCTTAAATGTGGTAAAGCCTTCTGTAGGAAAGCAGAGCTCAATATACATATGCAAGtggaaagaggaataaaaccccATGCATGTAGTGAGTGTGGGAAAACCTTCTCCAGGAAATCTCAGCTCCTTGTACATCAGAAAACTCATACGGGAGAGAAACCCTATACATGCAGTGAATGTGGAAGAGGCTTCATCCAGAAGGGTAATTTTCTTATACATCAgcgaattcatactggagagaagccctatgGATGCAAGGAATGTGGTAAAGCCTTCAGTCATAAGCCATGTCTCGTTGCACATCAGGTATTTCACACTGGAAATCCTCCCTATGTATGCAGTGAATGTGGAAGAGCTTACTTTCAAAAGTCGAGTCTCATTAGACATCAAAGAGGTCATACAGAAGAGAAACGCTTTAAATGCAACGTATGTGGGAAAGGCTACTCCACGAAGTCAATACTCAGTAGACATCAGAGAGttcatacaggagagaaaccccaTGGATGCAGCAATTGTGGGAAAGCCTTCTGCCACAAGTCCTCCCTCACTAAACATAAGAAAACTCatatgaaagagaaatatgtGGATTCAGTCAAGATGGAGAATGATTTTCTTGGGAACCACGGCTCATTATGCACCACAGAACCCGTACAGGAGAAAAACTCTGTTGAAACAATGACAGTGCAAGGGCCTTCTGTGGCCATGCAGACATCATTAAATATCAGTGGGTTCCTAGCCCAAGGGAATGTAGTCCTTGTGGGACAGCCTGTTGCCAGATGTGTACCCTCAGGTAATAACAGAGAATTTGTACAGGAGAGAAACCTCATGAATGCAGTAAATGTGGTAGTGCCTTCAGTTACCAATTATGTCTTATTTTATGTCACAGGAAATGTGTAG
- the LOC105747729 gene encoding zinc finger protein 350 isoform X1 codes for MTKAQGAVASTAAFWYMQEEVPISLFHESLLFEDVAVEFTREEWRLLDPAQKDLYQNVMLENYSNLLSVGYQSPKPIQIFRLKQRDKPWLEKENIHGQNFPEVGEIGDHMQWSLEIQNKRKNMERGREHSSSGNVFHLRRNLVTLRQSHDKFDVLNSNLDLVNQNKSCVAKNPDKFNKYEKSFLRTKHEKRYTGVKCNKYGNTICTNSKLSIHQTEKRKKHECIECGKTFIKKSQLTVHQRTHTGEKPYKCLKCGKAFCRKAELNIHMQVERGIKPHACSECGKTFSRKSQLLVHQKTHTGEKPYTCSECGRGFIQKGNFLIHQRIHTGEKPYGCKECGKAFSHKPCLVAHQVFHTGNPPYVCSECGRAYFQKSSLIRHQRGHTEEKRFKCNVCGKGYSTKSILSRHQRVHTGEKPHGCSNCGKAFCHKSSLTKHKKTHMKEKYVDSVKMENDFLGNHGSLCTTEPVQEKNSVETMTVQGPSVAMQTSLNISGFLAQGNVVLVGQPVARCVPSGNNREFVQERNLMNAVNVVVPSVTNYVLFYVTGNV; via the exons atgacCAAGGCCCAG GGCGCAGTGGCCTCAACGGCAGCCTTCTGGTATATGCAAGAAGAGGTTCCCATTTCTctgtttcat GAATCATTATTATTTGAAGATGTAGCTGTGGAGTTCACCCGGGAGGAGTGGAGGCTACTAGACCCTGCTCAGAAGGACCTGTACCAGAATGTGATGCTAGAAAACTATAGCAACCTGCTGTCCGTGG GGTATCAAAGTCCCAAACCAATTCAAATCTTCAGGTTGAAGCAAAGAGACAAACCATggttagaaaaggaaaatatccaCGGTCAGAACTTTCCAG aaGTTGGAGAAATTGGTGATCATATGCAGTGGTCTTTGGAAATCCAAAACAAGCGTAAAAATATGGAAAGAGGCCGTGAACACAGTTCATCGGGAAATGTGTTTCATCTGCGCAGAAATCTTGTTACTTTAAGGCAAAGCCATGATAAGTTTGATGTACTGAACTCTAATTTAGATTTAGTTAACCAGAATAAAAGCTGTGTAGCGAAGAATCCTGACAAGTTTAATAAATATGAGAAATCGTTTCTTCGTACTAAGCATGAAAAACGTTACACTGGAGTTAAAtgcaataaatatggaaacaccaTCTGCACCAATTCGAAACTTAGTatacatcaaactgaaaaacgAAAGAAACATGAGTGTATTGAATGTGGTAAAACCTTCATCAAAAAGTCTCAACTCACTGTACATCAGAGAactcatacaggagagaaaccatataaaTGCCTTAAATGTGGTAAAGCCTTCTGTAGGAAAGCAGAGCTCAATATACATATGCAAGtggaaagaggaataaaaccccATGCATGTAGTGAGTGTGGGAAAACCTTCTCCAGGAAATCTCAGCTCCTTGTACATCAGAAAACTCATACGGGAGAGAAACCCTATACATGCAGTGAATGTGGAAGAGGCTTCATCCAGAAGGGTAATTTTCTTATACATCAgcgaattcatactggagagaagccctatgGATGCAAGGAATGTGGTAAAGCCTTCAGTCATAAGCCATGTCTCGTTGCACATCAGGTATTTCACACTGGAAATCCTCCCTATGTATGCAGTGAATGTGGAAGAGCTTACTTTCAAAAGTCGAGTCTCATTAGACATCAAAGAGGTCATACAGAAGAGAAACGCTTTAAATGCAACGTATGTGGGAAAGGCTACTCCACGAAGTCAATACTCAGTAGACATCAGAGAGttcatacaggagagaaaccccaTGGATGCAGCAATTGTGGGAAAGCCTTCTGCCACAAGTCCTCCCTCACTAAACATAAGAAAACTCatatgaaagagaaatatgtGGATTCAGTCAAGATGGAGAATGATTTTCTTGGGAACCACGGCTCATTATGCACCACAGAACCCGTACAGGAGAAAAACTCTGTTGAAACAATGACAGTGCAAGGGCCTTCTGTGGCCATGCAGACATCATTAAATATCAGTGGGTTCCTAGCCCAAGGGAATGTAGTCCTTGTGGGACAGCCTGTTGCCAGATGTGTACCCTCAGGTAATAACAGAGAATTTGTACAGGAGAGAAACCTCATGAATGCAGTAAATGTGGTAGTGCCTTCAGTTACCAATTATGTCTTATTTTATGTCACAGGAAATGTGTAG
- the LOC101278636 gene encoding zinc finger protein 350-like isoform X2 encodes MIKAQETLTFDDVAVDFTWEEWQFLAPPQKDLYRDVMLENYSNLLSVGFQASKPDILSKLDQGEPWTMEDEIHCRTHSVWKVDNHLLEHLQNESMEKRLEQWHEQNPLEYSAHRSRTHFLFRQNHGMFDLHGKSMKSNLTLLSESRSYEIKSPAEFTGEVRSCLHADNERFHTEIKFPKSQKLISTNSQFIKHQKTQKIKKSHVCGECGKAFIKKSWLTDHQNLHTGEKPHRCNLCGKAFFRKFKLTEHQRTHTGEKPYECNECGKAFLKKSGLSVHQKTHTGEKPFICSECGKGFIQKGNLMVHQRIHTGEKPYICNECGKGFSQKTCLTAHQRFHTGTTPFVCAECGKTLSQKTGLIKHQRTHTGEKPFECSDCGKGFIEKPQLVIHQRIHTGEKPYRCSECGKSFRGKSVLNKHQKTHSVKVENPPSEGHRSSQSSVVLQEKNLNTVTMQVPSVVPQTSVNISGLLANRNVVIVGQPVARCTPAGESRGLAQERTLMNAVNVVVPSVVNYILFYVTENQ; translated from the exons atgatcAAGGCCCAG GAAACCCTGACATTTGACGATGTGGCCGTGGACTTCACGTGGGAGGAGTGGCAGTTCCTGGCCCCTCCTCAGAAGGACCTGTACCGGGACGTGATGCTGGAGAACTATAGCAACCTGCTGTCCGTGG GTTTTCAAGCCAGCAAACCAGACATACTCTCCAAGTTGGATCAAGGAGAACCATGGACGATGGAAGATGAAATCCACTGTCGAACCCATTCAG TCTGGAAAGTTGATAATCACCTGCTGGAGCACTTACAAAATGAGAGCATGGAGAAGAGACTAGAACAATGGCATGAACAGAACCCACTGGAATATTCTGCTCATCGGAGCAGAACTCATTTTCTGTTCAGGCAAAATCATGGTATGTTTGACTTACATGGAAAAAGTATGAAATCAAATTTAACTTTACTTTCCGAGAGCAGGAGCTATGAAATAAAGAGCCCTGCTGAGTTTACTGGAGAAGTCAGATCCTGTCTCCATGCTGACAATGAACGGTTTCATACTGAAATTAAATTCCCCAAAAGCCAAAAACTCATCAGTACTAATTCCCAATTCATCAAGCATCAGAAgactcaaaaaataaagaaatctcaTGTATGTggtgaatgtgggaaagctttcaTCAAAAAGTCTTGGCTCACTGATCACCAGAATCTTCATACAGGAGAGAAGCCCCATCGATGTAATCTATGTGGGAAAGCCTTCTTCAGAAAGTTCAAGCTCACTGAACATCAGAGAACgcatacaggagagaaaccttatgaatgcAATGAATGTGGCAAAGCCTTCCTCAAGAAATCAGGGCTCAGTGTCCATCAGAAAACCCATACTGGGGAGAAACCATTTATATGCAGTGAATGCGGAAAGGGCTTCATCCAGAAGGGAAATCTTATGGTGCATCAACGGATTCACACAGGCGAGAAACCTTATATATGCAATGAATGTGGAAAAGGCTTCAGCCAAAAGACGTGCCTCACAGCACACCAGAGATTTCACACAGGAACGACTCCCTTTGTGTGCGCGGAATGTGGAAAAACCCTTTCCCAGAAGACAGGTCTCATTAAACACCAAAGgactcacacaggagagaaaccctttGAATGCAGCGATTGTGGGAAAGGCTTTATCGAGAAGCCGCAGCTTGTTATCCATCAGAGAATCCATACAGGGGAGAAACCCTATAGAtgtagtgaatgtgggaaatcatTCAGAGGGAAGTCAGTCCTCAATAAACATCAGAAAACTCACTCAGTCAAGGTGGAAAATCCTCCCTCAGAGGGTCACAGGTCCTCACAGAGTAGTGTTGTCCTCCAAGAGAAAAACCTGAATACAGTGACAATGCAAGTACCTTCTGTGGTCCCTCAGACATCAGTCAACATCAGTGGGCTCCTAGCAAACAGGAATGTAGTCATAGTGGGACAGCCTGTGGCCAGATGTACACCCGCAGGAGAAAGCAGAGGGTTGGCACAGGAGAGAACCCTTATGAATGCAGTGAATGTGGTTGTGCCTTCAGTggtcaattatattttattttatgtcacaGAAAACCAGTAG
- the LOC101278636 gene encoding zinc finger protein 350-like isoform X1, whose translation MIKAQETLTFDDVAVDFTWEEWQFLAPPQKDLYRDVMLENYSNLLSVGFQASKPDILSKLDQGEPWTMEDEIHCRTHSEVWKVDNHLLEHLQNESMEKRLEQWHEQNPLEYSAHRSRTHFLFRQNHGMFDLHGKSMKSNLTLLSESRSYEIKSPAEFTGEVRSCLHADNERFHTEIKFPKSQKLISTNSQFIKHQKTQKIKKSHVCGECGKAFIKKSWLTDHQNLHTGEKPHRCNLCGKAFFRKFKLTEHQRTHTGEKPYECNECGKAFLKKSGLSVHQKTHTGEKPFICSECGKGFIQKGNLMVHQRIHTGEKPYICNECGKGFSQKTCLTAHQRFHTGTTPFVCAECGKTLSQKTGLIKHQRTHTGEKPFECSDCGKGFIEKPQLVIHQRIHTGEKPYRCSECGKSFRGKSVLNKHQKTHSVKVENPPSEGHRSSQSSVVLQEKNLNTVTMQVPSVVPQTSVNISGLLANRNVVIVGQPVARCTPAGESRGLAQERTLMNAVNVVVPSVVNYILFYVTENQ comes from the exons atgatcAAGGCCCAG GAAACCCTGACATTTGACGATGTGGCCGTGGACTTCACGTGGGAGGAGTGGCAGTTCCTGGCCCCTCCTCAGAAGGACCTGTACCGGGACGTGATGCTGGAGAACTATAGCAACCTGCTGTCCGTGG GTTTTCAAGCCAGCAAACCAGACATACTCTCCAAGTTGGATCAAGGAGAACCATGGACGATGGAAGATGAAATCCACTGTCGAACCCATTCAG AAGTCTGGAAAGTTGATAATCACCTGCTGGAGCACTTACAAAATGAGAGCATGGAGAAGAGACTAGAACAATGGCATGAACAGAACCCACTGGAATATTCTGCTCATCGGAGCAGAACTCATTTTCTGTTCAGGCAAAATCATGGTATGTTTGACTTACATGGAAAAAGTATGAAATCAAATTTAACTTTACTTTCCGAGAGCAGGAGCTATGAAATAAAGAGCCCTGCTGAGTTTACTGGAGAAGTCAGATCCTGTCTCCATGCTGACAATGAACGGTTTCATACTGAAATTAAATTCCCCAAAAGCCAAAAACTCATCAGTACTAATTCCCAATTCATCAAGCATCAGAAgactcaaaaaataaagaaatctcaTGTATGTggtgaatgtgggaaagctttcaTCAAAAAGTCTTGGCTCACTGATCACCAGAATCTTCATACAGGAGAGAAGCCCCATCGATGTAATCTATGTGGGAAAGCCTTCTTCAGAAAGTTCAAGCTCACTGAACATCAGAGAACgcatacaggagagaaaccttatgaatgcAATGAATGTGGCAAAGCCTTCCTCAAGAAATCAGGGCTCAGTGTCCATCAGAAAACCCATACTGGGGAGAAACCATTTATATGCAGTGAATGCGGAAAGGGCTTCATCCAGAAGGGAAATCTTATGGTGCATCAACGGATTCACACAGGCGAGAAACCTTATATATGCAATGAATGTGGAAAAGGCTTCAGCCAAAAGACGTGCCTCACAGCACACCAGAGATTTCACACAGGAACGACTCCCTTTGTGTGCGCGGAATGTGGAAAAACCCTTTCCCAGAAGACAGGTCTCATTAAACACCAAAGgactcacacaggagagaaaccctttGAATGCAGCGATTGTGGGAAAGGCTTTATCGAGAAGCCGCAGCTTGTTATCCATCAGAGAATCCATACAGGGGAGAAACCCTATAGAtgtagtgaatgtgggaaatcatTCAGAGGGAAGTCAGTCCTCAATAAACATCAGAAAACTCACTCAGTCAAGGTGGAAAATCCTCCCTCAGAGGGTCACAGGTCCTCACAGAGTAGTGTTGTCCTCCAAGAGAAAAACCTGAATACAGTGACAATGCAAGTACCTTCTGTGGTCCCTCAGACATCAGTCAACATCAGTGGGCTCCTAGCAAACAGGAATGTAGTCATAGTGGGACAGCCTGTGGCCAGATGTACACCCGCAGGAGAAAGCAGAGGGTTGGCACAGGAGAGAACCCTTATGAATGCAGTGAATGTGGTTGTGCCTTCAGTggtcaattatattttattttatgtcacaGAAAACCAGTAG
- the LOC105747729 gene encoding zinc finger protein 350 isoform X3, which yields MTKAQESLLFEDVAVEFTREEWRLLDPAQKDLYQNVMLENYSNLLSVGYQSPKPIQIFRLKQRDKPWLEKENIHGQNFPEVGEIGDHMQWSLEIQNKRKNMERGREHSSSGNVFHLRRNLVTLRQSHDKFDVLNSNLDLVNQNKSCVAKNPDKFNKYEKSFLRTKHEKRYTGVKCNKYGNTICTNSKLSIHQTEKRKKHECIECGKTFIKKSQLTVHQRTHTGEKPYKCLKCGKAFCRKAELNIHMQVERGIKPHACSECGKTFSRKSQLLVHQKTHTGEKPYTCSECGRGFIQKGNFLIHQRIHTGEKPYGCKECGKAFSHKPCLVAHQVFHTGNPPYVCSECGRAYFQKSSLIRHQRGHTEEKRFKCNVCGKGYSTKSILSRHQRVHTGEKPHGCSNCGKAFCHKSSLTKHKKTHMKEKYVDSVKMENDFLGNHGSLCTTEPVQEKNSVETMTVQGPSVAMQTSLNISGFLAQGNVVLVGQPVARCVPSGNNREFVQERNLMNAVNVVVPSVTNYVLFYVTGNV from the exons atgacCAAGGCCCAG GAATCATTATTATTTGAAGATGTAGCTGTGGAGTTCACCCGGGAGGAGTGGAGGCTACTAGACCCTGCTCAGAAGGACCTGTACCAGAATGTGATGCTAGAAAACTATAGCAACCTGCTGTCCGTGG GGTATCAAAGTCCCAAACCAATTCAAATCTTCAGGTTGAAGCAAAGAGACAAACCATggttagaaaaggaaaatatccaCGGTCAGAACTTTCCAG aaGTTGGAGAAATTGGTGATCATATGCAGTGGTCTTTGGAAATCCAAAACAAGCGTAAAAATATGGAAAGAGGCCGTGAACACAGTTCATCGGGAAATGTGTTTCATCTGCGCAGAAATCTTGTTACTTTAAGGCAAAGCCATGATAAGTTTGATGTACTGAACTCTAATTTAGATTTAGTTAACCAGAATAAAAGCTGTGTAGCGAAGAATCCTGACAAGTTTAATAAATATGAGAAATCGTTTCTTCGTACTAAGCATGAAAAACGTTACACTGGAGTTAAAtgcaataaatatggaaacaccaTCTGCACCAATTCGAAACTTAGTatacatcaaactgaaaaacgAAAGAAACATGAGTGTATTGAATGTGGTAAAACCTTCATCAAAAAGTCTCAACTCACTGTACATCAGAGAactcatacaggagagaaaccatataaaTGCCTTAAATGTGGTAAAGCCTTCTGTAGGAAAGCAGAGCTCAATATACATATGCAAGtggaaagaggaataaaaccccATGCATGTAGTGAGTGTGGGAAAACCTTCTCCAGGAAATCTCAGCTCCTTGTACATCAGAAAACTCATACGGGAGAGAAACCCTATACATGCAGTGAATGTGGAAGAGGCTTCATCCAGAAGGGTAATTTTCTTATACATCAgcgaattcatactggagagaagccctatgGATGCAAGGAATGTGGTAAAGCCTTCAGTCATAAGCCATGTCTCGTTGCACATCAGGTATTTCACACTGGAAATCCTCCCTATGTATGCAGTGAATGTGGAAGAGCTTACTTTCAAAAGTCGAGTCTCATTAGACATCAAAGAGGTCATACAGAAGAGAAACGCTTTAAATGCAACGTATGTGGGAAAGGCTACTCCACGAAGTCAATACTCAGTAGACATCAGAGAGttcatacaggagagaaaccccaTGGATGCAGCAATTGTGGGAAAGCCTTCTGCCACAAGTCCTCCCTCACTAAACATAAGAAAACTCatatgaaagagaaatatgtGGATTCAGTCAAGATGGAGAATGATTTTCTTGGGAACCACGGCTCATTATGCACCACAGAACCCGTACAGGAGAAAAACTCTGTTGAAACAATGACAGTGCAAGGGCCTTCTGTGGCCATGCAGACATCATTAAATATCAGTGGGTTCCTAGCCCAAGGGAATGTAGTCCTTGTGGGACAGCCTGTTGCCAGATGTGTACCCTCAGGTAATAACAGAGAATTTGTACAGGAGAGAAACCTCATGAATGCAGTAAATGTGGTAGTGCCTTCAGTTACCAATTATGTCTTATTTTATGTCACAGGAAATGTGTAG